The Neodiprion virginianus isolate iyNeoVirg1 chromosome 5, iyNeoVirg1.1, whole genome shotgun sequence genome contains a region encoding:
- the LOC124306330 gene encoding chitin deacetylase 1, protein MKSSTVLIALATIAIAGATRTKRQATEEPKKEESFENEICKDKDAGEWFRLVAGEGDNCRDVIQCTSSGLQAIRCPAGLYFDIEKQTCDWKDSVKNCKLKNKERKIKPLLYTDEPLCQDGFLACGDGNCIERGLFCNGEKDCGDGSDENTCDMDNDPNRAPPCDPAVCVLPDCFCSEDGTTVPGDLPAKDVPQMITITFDDAINNNNINLYKEMFNGKRKNPNGCDIKATYFVSHKYTNYSAMQETHRKGHEIAVHSISHNDDEQFWSNATVDDWAKEMAGMRIIAEKYANLTDNSVVGVRAPYLRVGGNNQFTMMEEQAFLYDSTITAALNNPPLWPYTMYFRMPHRCHGNLQHCPTRSHAVWEMVMNELDRREDPENDEYLPGCAMVDSCSNILTGDQFYDFLNHNFDRHYKQNRAPLGLYFHAAWLKNNPEFLDAFLYWIDEILSSHNDVYFVTMTQVIQWIQNPRTISESKNFEPWREKCSVEGPPACWVPHSCKLTSKEVPGETINLQTCVRCPNNYPWINDPTGDGFF, encoded by the exons GCGCCACAAGGACTAAGCGACAGGCTACGGAGGAGCCCAAGAAGGAGGAAAGCTTCGAGAACGAGATTTGCAAGGACAAAGATGCCGGAGAGTGGTTCCGACTCGTTGCCGGTGAGGGTGACAACTGCCGTGACGTTATCCAGTGCACAAGCTCAGGTCTTCAGGCTATCAGATGTCCAGCCGGTCTCTACTTCGACATTGAGAAGCAGACTTGCGACTGGAAGGACTCGGTCAAGAACTGCAAGCTGAAGAACAAAGAGAGGAAGATCAAGCCTCTCCTTTACACCGACGAGCCATTGTGTCAGGACGGTTTCCTCGCCTGTGGTGACGGCAACTGTATTGAACGTGGTCTCTTCTGTAACGGAGAAAAGGACTGCGGCGATGGCTCGGACGAAAACACCTGCG ACATGGACAACGACCCCAACAGGGCGCCACCGTGCGATCCGGCAGTCTGCGTTTTGCCGGACTGCTTCTGCTCCGAGGATGGAACTACAGTTCCGGGTGACCTGCCGGCCAAGGACGTGCCCCAGATGATCACCATCACTTTCGACGACGCGATAAACAACAATAACATCAACCTCTACAAGGAGATGTTCAACGGAAAGCGGAAGAACCCGAACGGCTGTGACATCAAGGCGACGTACTTCGTATCCCACAAGTACACCAACTACTCGGCGATGCAGGAGACTCACAGAAAGGGACACGAGATCGCCGTCCACTCCATATC TCACAACGACGACGAGCAGTTCTGGTCCAACGCGACGGTCGACGACTGGGCGAAGGAAATGGCCGGTATGAGGATAATCGCGGAGAAATACGCCAACCTTACCGACAACAGCGTGGTTGGAGTGCGTGCTCCATATCTAAGGGTTGGTGGTAACAACCAGTTCACGATGATGGAGGAACAAGCCTTCCTCTACGACTCGACCATCACGGCGGCCCTGAACAACCCGCCACTATGGCCGTACACTATGTACTTCAGGATGCCGCATCGCTGCCACGGAAACCTCCAGCATTGCCCAACGAG GTCACACGCTGTCTGGGAGATGGTGATGAACGAGCTGGACCGCAGGGAGGACCCTGAAAACGACGAGTACCTGCCGGGATGCGCGATGGTCGATTCGTGCAGCAACATCCTGACCGGTGACCAGTTTTACGACTTCTTGAACCACAACTTTGATCGGCATTACAAGCAGAACCGCGCGCCGCTCGGTCTCTACTTCCACGCCGCCTGGCTGAAAAACAACCCCGAGTTCCTAGACGCGTTCCTCTACTGGATAGACGAGATACTGAGCAGCCATAACGACGTGTACTTCGTCACGATGACCCAGGTAATACAGTGGATACAGAATCCGAGAACCATCAGTGAGTCGAAGAACTTCGAACCCTGGAGGGAGAAGTGCTCGGTCGAAGGACCCCCGGCCTGCTGGGTACCCCATAGCTGCAAGCTCACCTCGAAAGAGGTTCCCGGGGAGACCATCAACCTCCAGACTTGCGTCAGGTGCCCGAATAACTACCCCTGGATAAACGACCCGACCGGCGACGGTTTCTTCTAA